Proteins encoded together in one Coffea arabica cultivar ET-39 chromosome 2c, Coffea Arabica ET-39 HiFi, whole genome shotgun sequence window:
- the LOC113728040 gene encoding endonuclease 1-like, with amino-acid sequence MLLPDYVNGDLSALCVWPDQPMHVGFTSDEGGNTINLRWFRHKSNLHHVWDREIILTAAADYYGKEVDLLEQDIESNFTDGIWSDDLDSWRDCSDLHTCVTKYAAESINIACKWGYKGVEAGETLSDDYFNSRLPLTWMKLMLRCEEYNMRLMMKMKWKMKMRKMEWKMMVQIMMVV; translated from the exons ATGTTGTTGCCCGACTATGTTAACGGGGACTTGTCAGCCCTGTGTGTATGGCCTGATCAA CCAATGCATGTAGGCTTTACAAGTGATGAAGGAGGAAACACCATAAATTTGCGCTGGTTTAGGCACAAATCCAATCTGCACCAT GTCTGGGACAGAGAGATTATTCTTACGGCTGCTGCAGATTACTACGGGAAGGAAGTCGACCTCCTTGAGCAAGACATAGAAAGTAACTTTACAGAT GGAATCTGGTCTGACGATCTTGACTCCTGGAGGGACTGCAGTGATCTCCATACCTGTGTAACCAA GTATGCAGCAGAAAGCATCAATATTGCTTGCAAATGGGGTTACAAGGGAGTTGAGGCTGGAGAGACTCTCTCTG ACGATTACTTCAACTCTAGACTGCCCCTTACTTGGATGAAGTTGATGCTGAGATGCGAAGAGTACAACATGaggttgatgatgaagatgaaatggaagatGAAGATGAGGAAAATGGAATGGAAGATGATGGTCCAAATAATGATGGTGGTGTAA
- the LOC113724696 gene encoding uncharacterized protein: protein MRSMSRAKSSYMRDLVGRWPAGCSGAGSLLRRHSNYNSFYRCLGNSSGVTVCTSNESPATIFFGSGGGGGGGLADQLLQKTKVSPWLLIPPPDAAASAGNIVGNKQRSCFYDYYYSLAENRVKSITAAESSCSGMQNSEDDALCIGSSHGWLAIVNRLNDSVFLFNPITQRRIELPSIRTLPVHDPIYRTLPVHDPIFCKTIGAIAASSSPEAAAEDCRFMISYYSVEARGYKLAFCCPSRGEKSWTCLQSPLVDYNCIVYSRRHRMFVAVNTDLEMECWDLSNPLSPKRTRIKNLKVDVEEYPCYDSLRTEAEEEEFLEKLVSHDRLFLVPYADHDSSSSSSSGQFFWVTKYTAYSVNQEDGSFVDDPDWTLPYKTWTFDVHKFNLTDKVLRYMDNSLEDHATFIGMNDSFSLSAKDFPEVRPNSIYFTDDYYLSSGRNKSWGGHDVGIYNYKDKTFEDCYFPCDYKNIRRIEPYPIWFIPNPL, encoded by the coding sequence ATGAGATCTATGTCTAGGGCGAAGTCCTCCTACATGCGAGACTTGGTCGGAAGATGGCCGGCAGGGTGTTCGGGAGCCGGTTCCCTTCTTCGTCGGCATTCCAACTACAACAGTTTCTACCGCTGTTTGGGAAACAGCAGCGGTGTTACTGTGTGTACAAGTAACGAATCACCTGCTACCATCTTCTTCggtagtggtggtggtggtggtggtggtctTGCGGATCAATTGttacaaaaaacaaaagtttctcCTTGGCTCCTAATCCCTCCTCCTGATGCTGCCGCCTCCGCCGGAAATATCGTCGGCAACAAGCAGAGAagttgtttctatgactattaTTACAGCCTGGCGGAGAACAGAGTGAAAAGCATCACGGCTGCCGAAAGTAGTTGCAGTGGCATGCAGAATTCAGAAGATGATGCTCTGTGCATTGGGTCATCTCACGGGTGGCTAGCTATCGTGAACCGGCTCAATGAttctgttttccttttcaatCCCATAACACAGCGTAGGATCGAGCTTCCCTCCATCCGCACACTACCAGTTCATGATCCAATTTACCGCACACTACCAGTTCATGATCCAATTTTTTGCAAAACTATTGGGGCTATTGCTGCCTCGTCATCGCCAGAAGCGGCTGCAGAGGACTGCAGATTCATGATCTCCTACTACTCCGTGGAAGCAAGAGGATATAAGCTGGCCTTTTGCTGTCCCTCTCGCGGTGAAAAAAGCTGGACTTGCCTCCAAAGTCCTCTGGTAGACTATAACTGCATAGTTTATTCCAGAAGGCACCGAATGTTTGTCGCGGTCAATACAGATTTGGAGATGGAGTGTTGGGATCTTTCTAATCCTCTGTCCCCGAAAAGGACTCGCATTAAGAACCTAAAAGTGGATGTGGAGGAATATCCTTGCTATGATTCCTTAAGAACTGAAGCTGAGGAAGAGGAATTCCTCGAAAAATTGGTGTCCCACGATAGGCTTTTCTTGGTCCCATATGCTGATCATGATTCCTCCTCCTCGTCGTCTTCGGGCCAGTTCTTTTGGGTAACGAAGTACACTGCGTACAGCGTCAACCAGGAGGACGGTTCTTTTGTAGATGACCCTGATTGGACTCTTCCATACAAGACTTGGACTTTTGACGTTCATAAATTTAATCTCACTGATAAAGTGTTGAGGTACATGGACAACTCTTTGGAGGATCACGCCACTTTTATTGGCATGAATGATAGTTTCTCGCTCTCTGCAAAGGATTTCCCTGAGGTGAGGCCTAATTCCATTTACTTCACTGATGATTACTATCTCTCATCTGGAAGAAATAAGTCTTGGGGAGGTCACGATGTTGGGATCTATAACTACAAAGACAAGACCTTCGAGGACTGCTATTTCCCGTGTGATTACAAAAACATTAGGAGGATCGAACCCTATCCAATTTGGTTTATTCCTAATCCACTCTAG
- the LOC113728042 gene encoding K(+) efflux antiporter 2, chloroplastic, which yields MEFASSFNQANVIHASNVVSYRSLEQFNLSPGIRCKSFHLRFLGYPRLLVRACPIRRLKQSSAYCGGIIRSQVNNFLQPYDSYRSAAYYPRSVFKALKQVPPHCQGNDSVAFVDGSNRDLDVSEGVNDDVSGTASNTSEESSVLKEGPEGEEPEVPSLEELRELLQKALNELEAAKVNSTIFEEKAQRISETAIALKDEAANAWNDVNGTLSSIQEIVNEEAVAKEAVQKAIMALSLAEARLQVAIDLLRTVNEKNSPLETGETAGDESGGEELDSFRKEEEELLAAQEDIRECQDNLANCESELNRLQSRKEELQKEVDRLNQVAQLADMNALKAEEDVANIMLLAEQAVAFELEIAQRVSDAEIALQRAEKNLASSDIDISETTMPQNAFTSQELLLGDIAVVEELNEGTIVSASEKSMNLTGDGNKLVFETIPDSQFDTSNLRSDSLSDGSDEESGRFRVDLERDAEVEADKVKVGQSKKQEVQRELNKEGSPLIAPKALLKKSSRFFSASFFSAADEEFTPASLFRGLMETARKELPKLVVGSLLVGAGIAFYVKRADRLPLLFQPPDLITSSIDEVSTNAKPLVRQMRKLPKKIKKLIEMLPHQEVNEEEASLFDMLWLLLASVIFVPIFQKIPGGSPVLGYLAAGILIGPYGLSIIRHVHGTKAIAEFGVVFLLFNIGLELSVERLSSMKKYVFGLGSAQVLVTAVVVGLVAHFVAGQAGPAAIVIGNGLALSSTAVVLQVLQERGESTSRHGRATFSVLLFQDLAVVVLLILIPLISPNSSKGGIGFQAIAEALGLAAVKAIVAIAAIIAGGRLLLRPIYKQIAENQNAEIFSANTLLVILGTSLLTARAGLSMALGAFLAGLLLAETEFSLQVESDIAPYRGLLLGLFFMTVGMSIDPKLLVSNFPVIAGTLGLLIAGKTILVALVGKLFGISIISAIRVGLLLAPGGEFAFVAFGEAVNQGIMSSQLSSLLFLVVGVSMALTPWLAAGGQLIASRFELHDVRSLLPVESETDDLQGHIILCGFGRVGQIIAQLLSERLIPFVALDVRSDRVAFGRQLDLPVYFGDAGSREVLHKVGAERACAAAITLDTPGANYRTVWALSKYFPNVKTFVRAHDVDHGLNLEKAGATAVVPETLEPSLQLAAAVLAQAKLPASEIAAAINEFRSRHLSELTELCETSGSSLGYGFTKIMNKPKLQPPESSDDNQVNEEILAV from the exons ATGGAGTTTGCAAGTAGTTTCAATCAGGCAAATGTAATTCATGCAAGTAATGTCGTTAGCTACAGGAGTCTAGAACAATTTAATCTCTCTCCAGGTATTAGATGTAAAAGCTTTCATCTTAGATTTCTTGGTTACCCAAGACTTTTGGTTAGAGCATGTCCCATTCGGAGGTTGAAACAGAGCAGTGCTTATTGCGGTGGCATCATTAGAAGCCAAGTAAACAACTTTTTACAGCCCTATGATTCCTATAGATCGGCTGCTTACTATCCTCGGAGTGTTTTCAAAGCATTAAAGCAAGTTCCACCTCACTGTCAGGGAAATGATTCGGTAGCTTTTGTTGATGGTAGTAATAGGGATTTAGATGTCTCCGAAGGAGTTAATGATGATGTCTCTGGGACTGCGTCTAATACCAGTGAAGAGTCAAGTGTATTGAAAGAAGGACCAGAAGGAGAAGAACCAGAGGTGCCTAGTTTGGAGGAATTACGGGAATTGCTGCAAAAGGCACTCAATGAGTTGGAGGCTGCAAAGGTTAACAGCACTATTTTTGAGGAGAAAGCACAAAGGATATCTGAAACTGCTATAGCATTAAAAGATGAAGCAGCAAATGCTTGGAATGATGTTAACGGTACCCTCAGTAGCATCCAAGAGATTGTAAATGAAGAGGCTGTTGCAAAAGAAGCTGTCCAGAAAGCAATCATGGCCCTTTCTTTGGCTGAGGCAAGGCTTCAGGTTGCAATTGATTTGTTAAGAACTGTGAATGAAAAGAATAGCCCCTTGGAAACTGGAGAAACTGCTGGTGATGAAAGTGGAGGGGAAGAATTAGATTCATttagaaaggaagaagaagagctcTTGGCTGCTCAGGAGGATATAAGAGAATGCCAGGACAATTTAGCGAATTGTGAGTCTGAACTGAATCGGTTACAAAGTAGAAAAGAAGAATTGCAAAAGGAAGTGGACAGGTTGAATCAAGTTGCTCAGCTAGCTGACATGAATGCCTTGAAAGCAGAGGAGGATGTAGCAAACATAATGCTTTTGGCAGAGCAAGCTGTTGCTTTTGAACTTGAGATCGCACAGCGGGTGAGTGATGCGGAGATTGCCTTACAGAGAGCAGAGAAGAATCTAGCCAGTTCCGATATTGATATCTCTGAAACCACAATGCCGCAAAATGCATTTACGTCCCAAGAACTGTTGCTAGGTGACATAGCAGTTGTTGAGGAGCTGAATGAAGGAACAATTGTCAGTGCCAGTGAGAAAAGCATGAACCTGACTGGTGATGGTAataagttagtttttgagacTATACCTGACAGTCAATTTGATACTTCCAATCTGAGGTCTGACAGTCTTTCTGATGGAAGTGATGAAGAGAGCGGGAGATTTAGGGTAGATTTAGAAAGAGATGCTGAAGTAGAAGCTGACAAAGTTAAAGTTGGACAAAGTAAAAAGCAGGAAGTTCAAAGAGAATTAAATAAGGAGGGGTCACCACTGATTGCTCCAAAGGCATTACTGAAAAAATCATCCCGTTTCTtctctgcttcatttttttcaGCTGCAGATGAGGAGTTCACACCTGCTTCACTGTTTCGCGGTCTTATGGAGACTGCTAGGAAAGAGTTGCCAAAGTTGGTTGTTGGGTCATTGCTTGTGGGAGCAGG GATTGCATTTTATGTCAAACGGGCAGACAGGCTACCACTGCTATTTCAACCACCAGATCTCATCACTTCTAGCATCGATGAAGTTTCTACAAATGCAAAGCCTCTTGTTCGACAAATGCGTAAATTGCCTAAAAAGATTAAGAAACTAATCGAGATGCTTCCACATCAAGAG GTAAACGAGGAGGAAGCATCCCTTTTTGACATGTTATGGTTATTACTTGCAAGTGTTATTTTTGTGCCGATTTTCCAAAAAATTCCTGGAG GCAGCCCTGTTCTTGGGTATCTCGCTGCTGGAATTCTGATTGGACCCTATGGTCTTTCAATTATTCGTCACGTACATGGCACCAAGGCAATAGCAGAATTTGGAGTTGTCTTCTTGCTATTTAATATTGGCCTTGAG CTTTCTGTTGAACGTTTAAGTTCCATGAAGAAATATGTTTTTGGATTGGGCTCCGCTCAG GTCCTGGTGACAGCTGTAGTAGTTGGCTTGGTTGCTCATTTTGTTGCTGGGCAGGCTGGTCCTGCTGCAATTGTGATTGGTAATGGTCTTGCATTATCGTCTACTGCTGTTGTCCTCCAG GTATTACAAGAACGAGGGGAGAGTACATCTCGCCATGGACGTGCTACATTCTCTGTTTTACTTTTCCAG GATCTGGCCGTGGTGGTTTTGCTTATCCTCATACCCCTTATTTCACCAAATTCATCTAAAGGAGGG ATTGGTTTTCAGGCCATTGCTGAAGCCCTTGGATTGGCTGCTGTCAAGGCAATTGTTGCTATTGCTGCCATTATTGCTGGAGGACGCTTA TTGCTTCGGCCAATTTATAAGCAAATAGCTGAGAATCAGAATGCAGAAATATTCTCTGCAAACACACTTCTTGTTATTTTGGGAACCAGTCTCCTAACTGCCAGG GCTGGCCTATCTATGGCTTTGGGTGCATTTTTGGCTGGTTTGCTTCTAGCAGAGACTGAATTTTCATTGCAAGTGGAATCAGATATTGCTCCATATCGTGGCCTTTTATTGGGCCTTTTCTTCATGACG GTTGGAATGTCAATTGATCCTAAACTTCTTGTTTCTAACTTTCCTGTCATAGCGGGGACATTAGGACTTCTGATAGCTGGCAAGACCATTTTGGTTGCTTTAGTTGGTAAACTTTTTGGAATTTCAATTATATCAGCTATAAGAGTTGGCCTTCTGCTTGCTCCGGGAGGAGAGTTTGCCTTTGTCGCCTTTGGTGAAGCTGTTAATCAG GGAATAATGTCTTCTCAGCTATCATCTTTGCTGTTTCTCGTGGTGGGTGTTTCTATGGCCCTTACACCTTGGTTAGCTGCTGGAGGCCAGCTAATAGCCTCTCGTTTTGAGCTCCATGATGTCCGAAGCTTATTGCCTGTGGAAAGTGAG ACTGATGATTTGCAAGGTCATATCATTCTCTGTGGATTTGGACGTGTTGGTCAG ATCATTGCCCAGCTTCTTTCAGAACGGCTAATTCCATTTGTTGCTCTTGATGTGAGGAG TGATCGAGTGGCATTTGGTCGTCAACTTGACCTTCCAGTATATTTTGGTGACGCTGGCAGTCGAGAG GTCCTCCATAAAGTTGGTGCTGAAAGAGCATGTGCGGCAGCAATTACTTTAGATACTCCTGGTGCAAATTACAGAACTGTCTGGGCTCTAAGCAAGTATTTTCCCAATGTCAAGACATTTGTCCGTGCTCAtgatgttgatcatggcctcaATTTGGAAAAGGCTGGGGCAACAGCG GTAGTTCCAGAGACTTTGGAACCAAGTCTACAGTTAGCAGCTGCAGTACTCGCACAA GCTAAACTGCCTGCGTCAGAGATTGCAGCAGCAATCAATGAGTTTAGGTCACGACATCTTTCAGAGCTTACTGAG CTTTGTGAAACTAGTGGAAGTTCTCTTGGTTATGGATTTACAAAGATCATGAACAAACCGAAATTGCAGCCACCGGAGTCTTCTGACGATAATCAAGTCAATGAAGAAATACTGGCAGTATAG
- the LOC113728043 gene encoding LIM domain-containing protein PLIM2c has product MAFTGTLDKCKACDKTVYFVDLLSADGATFHRSCFKCSHCKGTLVMSNYSSMDGVLYCKPHFEQLFKESGNFSKNFNTGKHERENSLTRAPSKLSALFSGTQDKCAACSKTVYPLEKVTMEGESYHKSCFKCAHGGCPLTHSSYAALDGILYCKHHFAQLFMEKGNYQHVLKAATHKKSAVAPVDPEAGEEAKEEGAEAQAAEAEQTQEQS; this is encoded by the exons atGGCATTCACAGGAACCTTGGATAAATGCAAGGCTTGCGACAAGACGGTctattttgttgatttgttgTCTGCTGATGGAGCAACCTTTCATAGATCCTGCTTTAAATGCAGCCACTGCAAAGGGACTCTTGTG ATGAGCAACTACTCCTCGATGGATGGAGTCCTTTACTGCAAGCCTCATTTTGAacagctcttcaaggaatctggaaattttagCAAAAATTTTAATACCG GAAAGCATGAGAGGGAAAATTCCTTG ACAAGGGCCCCTAGCAAACTCTCTGCCTTGTTCTCTGGAACCCAAGACAAATGTGCTGCCTGCAGCAAAACCGTCTATCCTCTAGAGAAG GTGACAATGGAAGGAGAATCGTACCATAAATCATGCTTCAAATGTGCTCATGGAGGCTGCCCACTCACGCATTCATCATACGCTGCTCTTGATGGGATTCTCTACTGCAAGCACCATTTCGCTCAGCTGTTCATGGAGAAGGGCAACTATCAGCACGTACTCAAGGCTGCAACCCACAAGAAAAGTGCAGTTGCACCAGTCGATCCAGAGGCAGGGGAGGAAGCAAAGGAGGAGGGGGCGGAGGCCCAAGCCGCAGAAGCTGAGCAGACACAAGAGCAATCCTGA